Part of the Bacillus sp. N1-1 genome, GAGCCAACAACGTTTCTCGATATGGCGCATCAGCTTGAGGTGCTTGAGCTTTTGCAAAAGTTAAATGTTCAAGAAAAGCGAACGATCGTCATGGTCGTACATGATTTAAATCATGCGAGTCGTTACGCAGGTCATATGGTGGCGATTAAAAAAGGAAAAGTGATGAAAACGGGAACACCAATTGAAGTGATGAAGTCCAACATATTAGAAGAAGTTTTTGGCGTTCGAAGTGATATCATTTATGATCCACGATCAGGTCAGCCGCTCTGCTTACCGTATGGACTATGTACAGAACACGTCTATGAAATGTCGAATTAACCTGCTCCTTACGATGGAGCAGGTTTTTTTGTGAAAGGATCATCTTCTTTTCTAGCGAATACGTAAATGAAACTCGTATTTAGGTCGACCATTCATAGGAGGACGTTATGATTAAGGAAATGAAAACGAAAGAACAATGGCATGAAGCATTTCAAGTGATGCAAGAGCTTCGTCATCACTTGGATGAGAAAACTTATCTTGATTTAGTAGAAGAAGCCCATCTGAAAGACATGTATCGACTCTATGCGCTTTATGATGGAGATGAACTTGTAGCGGTTACTGGATTTAAGCCAATGATTACGCTCTACTATGGAAGGTTTGTCTGGGTTTGTGATCTCGTCACAAGCGAACAGCATCGTTCAAAAGGTTATGGAGAAAAGCTTCTTGCGTTTGTTGAAAACTGGGCTGTGGAGAACGGGTATCAATCTGTGGCTCTTTCTTCCGGTGTTCAAAAGAAAGAAGCCCACCGTTTCTATAAAGAAAAAATGTCTTATGATCAGGTTAGCTTTGTGTTCAAAAAGGGGTTAACTCCGTAGAAGCATGATCTTAACCTATAGCTGTCGCCTGGTGCTATACTTGGTGCAAGACAAATGAAGGATGTGCGTAAAAGTGAGAAAACTAGGTCAAAGAGATTACGAGATCTCGCCAATCGGACTTGGAACATGGCAGTTCAGTCAGGGGAGCGGCTTAATTGGCAGTTACTTTTCAACGATATCAGAAAAAGATATGGACGCGATCGTGAAAATGAGTCTTGATGGTGGGATTAACTGGTTTGATACAGCAGAAGCTTATGGAAAAGGGAAATCAGAAGAAGCCTTATCTGGCGCGTTAAAACGACTTGAGGTTGAAGAGAAGGATGCGCTCATTGCGACAAAGTGGTGGCCGTTTCTTCGAACAGCTGGTTCTATTTCAAGCACGATTCAAAAGCGAAAAGATGCCCTACATGGACGTCGGATTGACCTTTATCAGGTGCACCAGCCGTTTTCTTTTTCTTCTCCAGAAAAAGAGATGAAGCAAATGGCATCACTCGTCAAAGAAGGTCATATTGGCGCAGTGGGTGTGAGTAATTTTAATCGAGATAAAATGGACCGAGCCATTCAGGAATTGAAACGTCATGGTGTGAATCTTGCATCTAATCAAATGAAATATAGCTTACTCGATCGACGAATTGAAACGAACGGGGTGCTGGACCTTGCTAAGCAAAATGGCGTCACGATCATTGCGTATTCTCCGCTTGAGCAGGGGATTTTAACAGGAAAGTTCCATCAAAATCCTGAACTTGTCGCAAACCTCACAGGTCCACGTAAACACATGTCTCAATTTAAACCGCAGGGGTTAGCTAAAACACTGCCGTTAATCAATTTATTAAAAGAGATAGGTCATTCTTACGGCGTCGGAGCTGGTCAAGTTGCGTTAAACTGGCTAGTTCATTTTCACGATCAGACAGTTGTAGCGATTCCTGGCGCGTCGAAGTTAAAGCATGCCGAAGATAATGTGAAGGTGCTTGGGTTTAAATTAACGCAGGATGAAATGAAACGAATTGATGAGGAATCAAGGAAAGTAGCGAAGATGTAAAGGGGAAAAAGGCCGCAATCGAATGAGATTGCGGCTTTGGTCTGCTAGTCCTTATCTACTAATTCAAAGCCGATGTAGCCAAGAGCAGCTTCAAGGTTTTGAACAGTTTTAAAATGAAGAAGCTGTTCGTTGGCTACTTCCTGTTGAGCGATAGCGGGTGTAACCCCCGTAATAATTGTTTCGATCCCCATCAGTTGAATGGATTTAAACAGGTCTCCGAGAATCAATGGAAAATAGCCGTCAACAATTTTTAAGCCTGATAATTCAACAATAAAATGATTGATTTGTTGATTAGCTCCATATTGAAGGACTTGTTGAATGATGTTCTCCGCTCTTCTTTCATCGATCACTCCTTGCAACGTTAAGATGGAAATCCCCTTTGTAATAGGAACAATTGGAACGCTCAAGAAATCCATATTATACTTTGTTTGATCGAGTTCGATTATATAAGAAAGAATTTCAGCCATTGATTTTAAATAAGAAATATCATCTTCACTAAATGACTTCTCTTCTTTATCCATCACACAAAGCGTCCCGAAAACTTTTCCCTTGGTATCCGTTAGTGTAACGCCGAGAAATCCTTTTACCTTTAGTTGTGAGGTAACTTCTAGCTCCCGCGTAAATTCATCATGTTCCAAGTTAGGCGTATGCATGACGCTACCCTCATTATTAATAATTAACCGACAATATGTATCACTATACTCGACAGCGTATCCCTCTGGTATAATCTCTTCCTTTTCGTTGAAAGAACTTACAACGGTCATAGCATTTTCTCCACGCTTCGTAACATAAGCTGTAT contains:
- a CDS encoding aldo/keto reductase translates to MRKLGQRDYEISPIGLGTWQFSQGSGLIGSYFSTISEKDMDAIVKMSLDGGINWFDTAEAYGKGKSEEALSGALKRLEVEEKDALIATKWWPFLRTAGSISSTIQKRKDALHGRRIDLYQVHQPFSFSSPEKEMKQMASLVKEGHIGAVGVSNFNRDKMDRAIQELKRHGVNLASNQMKYSLLDRRIETNGVLDLAKQNGVTIIAYSPLEQGILTGKFHQNPELVANLTGPRKHMSQFKPQGLAKTLPLINLLKEIGHSYGVGAGQVALNWLVHFHDQTVVAIPGASKLKHAEDNVKVLGFKLTQDEMKRIDEESRKVAKM
- a CDS encoding GNAT family N-acetyltransferase gives rise to the protein MIKEMKTKEQWHEAFQVMQELRHHLDEKTYLDLVEEAHLKDMYRLYALYDGDELVAVTGFKPMITLYYGRFVWVCDLVTSEQHRSKGYGEKLLAFVENWAVENGYQSVALSSGVQKKEAHRFYKEKMSYDQVSFVFKKGLTP
- a CDS encoding STAS domain-containing protein, which translates into the protein MTVVSSFNEKEEIIPEGYAVEYSDTYCRLIINNEGSVMHTPNLEHDEFTRELEVTSQLKVKGFLGVTLTDTKGKVFGTLCVMDKEEKSFSEDDISYLKSMAEILSYIIELDQTKYNMDFLSVPIVPITKGISILTLQGVIDERRAENIIQQVLQYGANQQINHFIVELSGLKIVDGYFPLILGDLFKSIQLMGIETIITGVTPAIAQQEVANEQLLHFKTVQNLEAALGYIGFELVDKD